The Antechinus flavipes isolate AdamAnt ecotype Samford, QLD, Australia chromosome 4, AdamAnt_v2, whole genome shotgun sequence genomic interval GTGAGAGGGTGGTAATCAACATCTCTGGATTGCGATTTGAGACACAGCTCAAGACTTTGGCCCAGTTTCCAGAGACTCTCTTAGGGGACCCTAAGAAGCGAATGAGGTACTTTGATCCACTCCGAAATGAATACTTTTTCGACAGGAACCGCCCCAGCTTTGATGCCATCTTATATTACTACCAGTCTGGGGGTCGGTTAAGGCGCCCTGTGAATGTCCCCTTGGATATCTTCTCAGAAGAAATCCGTTTCTATGAACTGGGTGAGGAGGCGATGGAGATGTTCCGAGAGGATGAAGGCTACATCAAGGAGGAAGAACGTCCTTTACCAGAAAATGAGTTTCAGAGACAGGTGTGGCTTCTATTTGAATACCCAGAGAGCTCTGGGCCAGCCAGGATTATAGCTATTGTGTCTGTCATGGTGATTTTGATCTCCATCGTGAGTTTCTGTCTGGAAACTTTGCCCATTTTCCGGGATGAGAATGAAGACATGGCTGGTGGTGGGATTCCTTTCCATACCTACTCTAACAGCACCATCGGGTACCAACAGTCCACTTCCTTCACTGACCCTTTCTTCATCGTGGAGACACTGTGCATCATCTGGTTCTCCTTCGAGTTCCTCGTCAGGTTCTTTGCCTGTCCCAGCAAAGCCGGTTTCTTCACCAACATCATGAACATCATTGACATCGTGGCCATCATCCCGTACTTCATCACCCTGGGGACCGAGCTGGCCGAGAAGACAGACGACGCCCAGCAAGGCCAGCAGGCAATGTCTCTGGCTATCCTTCGTGTGATCCGGTTGGTAAGAGTCTTTAGGATTTTCAAGCTGTCCAGACACTCCAAAGGGCTCCAGATCCTAGGTCAGACCCTCAAGGCCAGCATGAGAGAATTGGGCCTCCTGATATTCTTCCTGTTCATCGGGGTCATTCTCTTCTCTAGTGCTGTCTATTTCGCAGAGGCAGATGAGCGAGATTCCCAGTTCCCTAGTATCCCCGATGCCTTCTGGTGGGCAGTCGTCTCCATGACAACAGTAGGCTACGGAGACATGGTCCCCACCACCATTGGGGGAAAGATTGTGGGTTCCCTTTGTGCAATTGCAGGTGTCTTAACTATTGCCTTACCAGTCCCCGTCATAGTGTCCAATTTCAACTACTTCTACCAccgggagacagagggagaggaacaGGCCCAGTACTTACAAGTGACCAGCTGTCCAAAGATCCCATCTTCCCCTGACCTAAAGAAAAGTAGGAGTGCCTCCACCATTAGTAAGTCTGATTACATGGAGATCCAGGAAGGGGTAAACAACAGCAATGAGGACTTTAGAGAGGAAAACTTGAAAACAGCCAACTGTACCCTGGCTAACAcaaactatgtgaatattaccaAAATGTTAACTGATGTCTGATTGAGACCTATTAGCATATTTACAGCTCAAGTGGAACTAATGCAGATATTGCGTAATAGCCTGCATTGTAGCTGTGTCCTAACCGCGTGTACTTGGTTATGCATGGAAAGCAAGAAttgtgaagtgatttttttttaatttctttaaaaatatttttttaaatttagaacaCAGACTACCCTGTATGTGGCTTTCATGCAGACTCTCATCACAGATTTAGGGGTTTCCAAAGACTGAAGGTACAGAAAGGTATAGAAAGACAACTCAGGAAGTCAGGATTCAGAAAGGGACATCCGAACCATCTCATCTAAGCAGCATGACCTATAATAGTGTCAGCGTGTCACCTCTCCCAATTAACTGCCCTTAACACATGCAAGGGACTCCCCTCCCCATCagcccttccttcttccttcttcctctcccctgctccctctctttccccccctccctccctataGCCAGAAAGGATCCTGGCTTCCCTTTTTAAGCTCTGGTAACTCTTCCAAATGTCATCCCCATGTTTTGCATTGAAAAGAACACACAGCATTGCATGCAGAAATCACTTTCTGTGTCACCGGCTTGGTGAGATGCAGTTGCCAAGTGGAGGGCTGCTGAGGCTGGTTTCATAACGGAAAATACTGCATTCGACTCTTTCTCTGCAGTGTCAGTGTGAGGCCCAGGGGAGGGACAGCCAGTGTGACCCAAGATGGGCTGTTAAGACTCGAATTTCAAACTCAAGTCTTAGGGGACAAAGCAACCTCAAAGGCTGAGGAACCTCTCTGCCTAGAAAGTCATCGTCTCCGTACCGTTTTCAGGGTCTCCACAGAGAATGACCAATCCCTCCACGACACCTGAGTTTCCCAGAGTCTCCTTTGCTAACATGGTAGCCTCTTGACATACTGATACTGCAGTGAAACCCAACAGTGCTTCAGCACGCTGCATGGGGATTTGTTGCATGAATCTCAATATTTAATACACATGAGATtaatctgttgttgttgttttttttcagagTAGCCTACACACACAGTATTCATGCTTATAGTATTGATAGACTCAGGATGGCACTGAGTTaggggactttttaaaaaagacacgGGAAGCCAAAAGTCCTTAATCGGGAGGGGAAAAGACCTAGTGTGAGACTCCCTGGGAAAAGAGAAGCCAGACCTTCCGCGTGCACTCCACGGTTCTTCCAGGCAGGGGCTCAGACCTCTGCCGAACCCAGAAGGTGATGTAGCAGGGAAAAAAGCCTGAGCAGATCGTGTGGACTGCACCCTAGTCATTACTCTTGTTGCAAGCAGGATTTTTACAGTTGGCCAGAGCATTTAGTCGTGCCGGCAGGAGGATCTGTGGATCCGATGTACATATATCCAATATCACCTTCATGTGTTCCTCAACTTACCTACCTagctagagataaaaaaaaaaatagttgcatTCAAACATGATATAAGCTTATGCAATATTTTTGACACAGGGCAATTTATGCATGTGTTCTGACTATGTGCACTAATGCGTGTATATGTCTTGCTACATATACACGGGCAAACACATGACACAcacaaatataagtataaatagtagttatatacatatataaatatgtaaatgtatactCTCTGGAGTTCAGGTTCAGAGGGCAAAACCATTGCTCTGTGAGCTGGGGAAATGACTCATGCATGTCTAAGAGGGCTCACGAGTTCATGTTGGATTGATCCTCATTTTGGATTGGTTCCCCCACTGGGCCATGGTTTGCTGCCATCACCTGAGACACTCCAGCCTGTGTGGTTTCTTAGACCATTACAAAATGTCTTTCTGCCCTTCATGTGCTGCAGCTCCAGTCCCTGTGACTGAAGCTTGTCTTACTGAGTGCACAAGGGCCTATGGCCCTCATGGTTCCCTCAAGATGCCCCTTGGCCTGGCCCCAGGGGCAACCTTTTCATCACCAGTCCTGAAACCCAGCAGGACAGAATTAACTCCATCACCATCTTCCCACATCCACTCCCCCCCCCACACTCCTCCTCCCCTTTGGATTTCCTTTTCACCTGGCTCTGTTTACCCAACCACTTCTGTGGCTCTTTCCTCTCCAAGTCTCCTGATTCAGTACCAAGCTGAGACCCAGGACTTTCCGTCTTTGACTGAACTCTCTCCTACTATCTAGAACTCTCTCTCCCCTACTATCTAAAAAAGTACCAAGGTAAATCTGCAAATCTGAAATTTCTGTGTGGTTCATAAACTCTGTTCGGGTCACCAGACTCATATCTCCCATAATTCCTTCTTCCCATTAGACCTGCTCTAGAGAGAATTGTGACACAGTAGGGAGGGCAACGGTGTGAGTGTCAGAAAGCCCTGGGCTTCAATCCCGCCTCAGAGATTCCCTAGGTacatgattctggacaagtcacttatttccCTTCCATCTCatgtctgtaaaataagagtaTGGGATTTGGTAGATCCCCTAGCATCCATTCAGGGACTAAATCTGTTATCTGAAGTGGATGGCGtgagttttttcctttattcttctctccttttcccctccaccaGCCTCTCCCTGGAGGAAATTAATGAGCAATGAGAATACCTAAAGCTTTGCAAGGAGAGTCAAGTATCAGAGCCTTATGCTAAGGCTGAATTGGTCTAAGATTCACATAAAACAAGAATGGAACTCCATGAGCTCTAACTTGACTCTTAGGTATCTGTGTCATAGATTCCCCTCCTTGTCTTATCAATTTGCTCAGTGCCTATAGTTGTCATGGGGAGAAGGAGTCAGTGGTTCTGAATCACTTCTGTGCATAGATTTCTGGGCACTAACATGTTTTTATGTGTTTTCATTCACTCAACTTTATATGCATTCAGTCCATCTGAGGCTATTCTGAATCTCCAAGAATTAGGAAGGCTGGGGAAGGGTATGTACCCATCTTGATAATAGTTGAAAGGGAGCATCCCAGATCTAATAGAGTCTAGATCAGGACTGTGGATATTTTATTACAACATCATTCTAGAGAGAAGTTAAGAGCAGAAGATTCCTCTGTAGGATAGAAAGTGttctgaaaaagaaagtgaaaaacaatcCTCTGATTAGGAGATACAATTACATGCAATATACATATGTGCAAAAGACACACAATATGACATGGAAAATACACAGGACCAGTGGTCCTACCCACAATTCAAATGCACAAATAAAACATGCACAAATAATACACACACGAGATACAAAACACATATAGAGACACAACCAACGCATATCAGGAGAATCAACATTTCTCTGGTCATAAAGCTATAAATGATAAGCACAAACAAAAATACTCTCTAAAATAAGGTTTATCCTCTCGTATgtcctgcacacacacacacacacacacacacacacacacacacacacacactagcaaCTTAGGGCTGCTTTTATAATCCCTGAATTCTTTCAAGGATatttgcttttgtatctcttgatgACTCTCCcattctttcctgatcttcctcttctcttctttctaccCCATCTACTCCCAATTGTTCTTGTCTAAGGAGAAAACTCCATTTGCAATAAAGATAGGGGATTGGACCATCTCTTTGAGACAGGCTTCTGATTGGAGCAGGGAATCTTATAAAACATGCCACcaaatcactttttttcctcccagaaatCTGGGACTCAGACAGAGCAAGTAGTGATGGATGGGCAAACTCATTGCTTTACAGTACCGCTTCCACCAAAGAATATTGCCTCTCCCAGGCCATGTCTATACCATGATTCCATTAATTTGGTGGGTTTTGTTGTTAATActattgttcatttattcatttgttttggaGGGGTGGTAgaatgggagcagctaggtggcactgtggatagacCACTGACCTGAGAATCAGAAACCTAAATTTTAATCCTGTTTCAGATACTTAGCAGTGTCATGCCTGGATCCAAACCTtagtttctctcagtttcctcagctcaataaaaaagagattttaatagCACCTTCTTCACAGGGCTATTGCACAAATCAATAAGAACTATATCAAGCACTtgcaaaacactatataaatattagctaactttattgttattattttccctgCATTACTGTAATCTCTAGACTCAGCCCTACTTTTTTTGTGGCTGCTGGCTACTGAGAAAAACAATGGGGTCAAGGACTGGGAACAGCAGAGGAATACTAAGGATGTCACTATGAAGTACTCCCTATCTCTAGCTTCATCTATGGCCTTTGCTGGGATCATGGAGAGCCAGTCTagataaataagagaaattacattttatcTGGGGGGAAAATATTTAGCTTTCCTTCCTGAAACAACAATTCCCTGGATCCCAGCTCCTGAAGTCAAAGGTCTACTATTAGTCACACTGGGATTGCTAATGAACGTGGCAGTTGATCTATCATGAGTGGTTTATAAAAAGTGGGTTCCCTCCAGCCCTCAGTACATCCTTAGAAGCCAGTTGGTGAGACTTAAGAAAAGGCAAACTCCCTTTAATGCTAACCTAGGGAACTAGCTAAATTGATTACCTTAAAAAATTGGGGACAGAATGCTGAATTTCCTCTGTATAGGACACAAGTGAGAagattccctctaccaatgtcaGTCGGCACCTTCTTTTCAACTTATAATTTTAAGAGTTGCCTAGAACCTTGAAATAAGaccagggttaaatgacttagccagtCTCACAAAAAAGTCCATTGAAGGTAGGACTTGACCCTGGAGTTTCTAGGCTTCAAGGTCAGTTCTCCCTTTACTATACCACTCCAAAACCTTAGTTAAATGATTTAAGGGTTGTTCACCATTATGGATTATCTCCATGTGTCACTAATTCCTCTGAACTCATGAATAATTGAGTTGAGTTTCTAGTTTGTCCCCAATGAAGGCCTGTAGTTGAAGCAATACCTCTGGTCAGAGTTTGTTAGGGTTTATGTGGTGCTTTGaaatctctctctatttctctttctctctatttctctgggtgtctgtctctgtctcttctcaccttctctcttcccctttttaaacCCTCTCatcttctgttctctctctcttccccccttaaTCTGGACTCCTGTAGGTTCTAGACACCTCATGGCAACAGGATggcattttaggaaaaaagtagAGCCCCCAAATTTAAATTCCCAGGACAGCCTGACTTCATCTCACTGCCTCCAAGCCCCCATGGGAAAGGCTATTCCTTAAGCTATTCCACTGACTGAAAATGTGATTCCCTAGCCTTAGTGCCTGTGTCATCACCTAAAGGGAAATAACCCTCATCATCTTCTTTGACTTTCGTACTTGTAGCCAATGAGACTTCCAGACAATGAACTCCCTCTCCATTGGTCCCTTTCATAAACCATCAGCACCAATCTCTTGGCAGTGAATCTAGACAGAGCTTCTTTCTGCCCGTTCTTCCAAAATCCCTAATGCTTTAGGGAGATTTTCTTGTCAGTGCTATTCATAGCTAGAGAGAGCAGGacataatgtgaaatatctcatgaTCAAATATTAAAATGCACCCCAACCCCATCATCCAGGAGGCATGTGTTCTGGACTATCTATCCAGAAGTGGAAATTGGGTTGAACTgagccattcattcattcattcaacaaacattcatccttccatcttttctctccaGTTCCCCCTTGTGACCAGCAGAAAGCCCTCACAAGGTAGTCAGTTTGGTTTAAGCACATGGTCTGCCTTTGCAGAATGGAGTCCTCCCCTGTTTCACCCTCATTGCCCATCAATTCACACCTGTGCTCTTAGTCTCCCTGATGTTCTAACCACTTGAGCTGATTAGCAAATAAGCATGAGTCAGGAATGTTCTCCAGGATTGGGAGGCAGCCTGGGGTAGTGGACAGAGCATTAGACTTAGAGCTAAGAGACCTGGGTTCTACCCAAAAGATCTGCTACTAAtcaattagctgtgtgaccctaagcaaattgCTTAttctctcagggcctcagtttcctcatctgtaaaatgaggagagaagACTAGATCTCCTCCAAAGTCCCTCCCAAATCTGTCATTCTATGAGTTCCAGTGGACAGTCTTTATCCTCAGGTCTGGCCTTATGCTATTCTCAGAATCCAGCTGTGACCTTTACCTTTGGCTAAGATTCTGGATCTCTGACCCATACTCTGCTGGGCCAGACCCTCCCTCAAATGAAAGCAAGCTGGTCAATACTGCCCTACCCTAAGCTCACCTAAGCCTCTCCCCATTCCCATCCATCACACTCCCCCAAActctaatttccatttctttcatattttatttatctttaaaaaaaaaaaaggaggaaaagtgcAATAAAATAAATAGTGACTGTTTTCTTTAGCAATAGCTGTTTTAAAACCTTGCTCTCAGGACTGAATAGTGACAGCACCTGGATTCTAGGATAAAGACCAGGGTCCCCGGGTGTTCACTCACCATTCAGTAACTTCCTCTCTCCTTGGCACTCGATTGGTCAGAGTCTGATTGCTTTGAAGCCCCTGACCCTACTTCCAGGATGTAATGTATGCAGATAGGAAACACCAATGGGAAGCAGGTCAGCTAGACAACAACGAGGTGGGAGTTGGGGGGAGATTGCATGTACACaacttgtttttttctattactaCTCTGAACTGGTGGGACTGCTGCCCAACGCCCCAGTGATAAAACCATAAATCTGAATAGGTCACATTAGGCCATCTAGTCCATCTCAATGCAAGCCCAAGAGAATTGGCCTACCAAAAAACAGAATAAGGCTATTATGAAAAGATCCTTTTCATAGATTCAGAACCATTATCTAATCTTTTGGCCCTCTCTAAGTGGGAAATGGTTCCTGAGGGCCTTTGGCCCAGCATTTTAGCACTGGGACTTGGGCAGGGGCAGAATGGATGAATTGTCTCCCTTCAAAATGAAGACATTGCTGACCTTTTTGAAGAACTCTTTAACCAAAAGAACATGTATGAATATTTTGGGAAGTGGGGGTTGGGGTCATGATCATCTGGGGAAAATAAATGGAGGCATTCACAGTGACCCAGTTCTCAAAAGGAATATTCAGATGAATTGAGTTGGGATAGAAGGTAGGGTCACTATCTTTGTCATAATAACTCATAGCCACAAAATGCAACTGCACAAGGAATGCACAAGCAACAAGGAGGTTTGGGAGAGGCCCCCTGAATATCTAGGTGTACATATACTTACTTGTATTGGACAATCTTGGCTGGTGGATAGCTGATGATGGCCTGGGGGCCATTACCTTCCTGTTTAATCCACCCTggctctcttgctctctctctctctctctctccccctacatatatatacacatataaaagtatatgtgtgtatatatgtatatatatgtacatatacatatatattacaacaAAACCTCGATTAATAGGAATGGGGACACTCAGGGAAAGTGACGTACCAGTTAACTGAATAATCTGTCTGATTGAGTGTTGACAAGAGTACACCCTTTTTGTTTCAATGCTTATTACtgaaaatcttcctaaaatataccAATTAGTCCATGTTTCCCTGACTTAGTAAATAGAGTATATGTATAGATGTGATCGAAGCTTTTGCAGggtcaatgatttttaaatactgTACAGGTTTACAGATGGAGGAAGTCTGTGGAATTATGCTGGATGGAAATGGGTTTCAGGGATAACTCCTGGAAGTTAGCAATTGAAACAAACCCCTACTCTGAGCCTATTTTAGCTACATTTGCCTCTTTCTCCTAAAAGTAGAGTACGGGGAGGGGGGATGGGAAGAAAGCAATTCTTGATCATTGAGGGTTTTGATGACATGGGGTCTGGTTATTCGAGGTTTTCCAtcaatacacatatgtgtatatataatatatgtgtacatatatgtatatgtataccatGACTTcagaaattatatatacaaagcaaacaccCTTAGTTGAATGAATGTGAAATAAATTCGACAAACCATGGAATAAACTGCATATATTTGGTTCTTtgtccttctctccccctttccccatgATCTCTACCCCTCTACTTCTCCAGCTCAGCTATTCCTCCCCGATTCTAGCCCTATTTAGAAGACAGCTCTTTTCTAACAAAAGGAACAGGTAGATTCCCACTTTGGATCCTCCCGCCACCACAAGCCTAGTTCATATGTAAAAAGGGGTAACTTCTCAAGCCCAAACTGTCATCCTTTACTCATTCTGTCCGCCTCTCTACAGAGGGCCAGAAACATCCTTCCCAGCTATGTCACCCTGGAGAAAGGGACATCGAGAATATTCCACATGATTCCAAATCAAGTAGTTCTCTCTAGCTTTGCTCTTCCCAGTTCTGTCTGCTTTTGGATGCGACTGTCCTATGCCCTGAAGAAAATGTATCCGTCCTTTTCAACGCCTCATTTTGAAAGTCTCCGTGGTGCACGGAATAGGGATAATCATACTCCATTGGTTTTAATCAGATCTCTAGGGTTGAGGTAGGAGGGACTTCCAAGGCTTCAGTAACCCTGTGGGAATAAGCAGCATAGATCACACTAG includes:
- the KCNA2 gene encoding potassium voltage-gated channel subfamily A member 2 yields the protein MTVATGDPADEAAALPGHPQDTYDPEADHECCERVVINISGLRFETQLKTLAQFPETLLGDPKKRMRYFDPLRNEYFFDRNRPSFDAILYYYQSGGRLRRPVNVPLDIFSEEIRFYELGEEAMEMFREDEGYIKEEERPLPENEFQRQVWLLFEYPESSGPARIIAIVSVMVILISIVSFCLETLPIFRDENEDMAGGGIPFHTYSNSTIGYQQSTSFTDPFFIVETLCIIWFSFEFLVRFFACPSKAGFFTNIMNIIDIVAIIPYFITLGTELAEKTDDAQQGQQAMSLAILRVIRLVRVFRIFKLSRHSKGLQILGQTLKASMRELGLLIFFLFIGVILFSSAVYFAEADERDSQFPSIPDAFWWAVVSMTTVGYGDMVPTTIGGKIVGSLCAIAGVLTIALPVPVIVSNFNYFYHRETEGEEQAQYLQVTSCPKIPSSPDLKKSRSASTISKSDYMEIQEGVNNSNEDFREENLKTANCTLANTNYVNITKMLTDV